From Lucilia cuprina isolate Lc7/37 chromosome 4, ASM2204524v1, whole genome shotgun sequence:
ttataaaagttttatatatgtagatatagaatagactagacttctgAAGATTAAAATAGAAGATTTccagaaatttcttaaaaacattgttcattttaagttttttttttttttaattgcaataaaatattaGTGCTTCAGACAATaagtgttttgtttattaataaatttcaaattattgataaaGATTTTTAACCTTACGCCCCCCATAAAACGCAACAAGAAAGAGCAACTTACCACAGCTGCAAAGTCCTCAGCAGCTTGATGATATTCTCctgttttcataaaaacagTACCACGCTGTAAACGAGCTGCTGTGAAATCAGGTTTCAATTCCAAAACCCGGCTAAAGTCCTGTATAGCAAAACGAGTCTTGCCCAATGCCAAATAAACAGTACCACGTTTGAACAAAGTCAAATAGTTAGTGGGATCACCctctaaaatggaaaataaatagtaaatcattgatgaaaaaactaaatgtaaaatgtttagttaGCAAACTTACCCACAGCGGCATGATAATGCGTTAAAGCATCACTTAATTGATTGTGTGCTAAAAACTGTTTACCCAATTCTAAATGGTTTTCTATATCGGCTGCGTTGGGCACTGATTCGACACCTGTTtgtaaaaacaatgaaaaaaggtaaatatttaaagaaatcgtTTTGCAATAACAATAGCAAAGtgctaattaaacaaaattaagtgTAGCAtgacaaatattaaacatattacttaaaaataacatgttattttaattattatagaaaaaaaactaataataaagttCAAGGTCATGTTAGTTCTTTAtgcatattattataattatttttcaaaaacaactaaaacataGTTTACTGACCTTCTAAAAATAGTTCCAATATTAGCAACAACAAACAGGCTGTCAATTTCTTCTCGCCCCCTAGGAGCATTAAATCCGGCAATGATACTACCATATTTTCATACACAAATGGCAGctgatttttataaacaatttaacattaatacaaaattattaatataaattattaaattctagAAATTCCTTAAGACCACTACAAATATCTTTTTTGTGCGTTTGTGGTAGCGTGGCAgggcagcaaaaaaaaaaacttttaactttctattacttttttatcactaaatttttgttgctattcCTCCTCCctgttcaaatatatttttctacttgtttctttttctcacacctttaaattatttacaaaattttgtgtaattttattgttgtttaatttcaatttctttgtttttaaaatttaaagtgttttttgttagtttattatttatattaatgtgCACTGTAggatatattaattaataatgcaACGAAAAAAACTCTATTGCCGAAAATAGTTTGCTTTTTGTGATTTCttcattttcttaattttcaaaacacTGACGTGTGTTCTATCGTTTGCTATCTCGCCTTTTATTCTACAGAGTTGTATTTAGTATGTGGTTTTTTCTGATTggtcaattttgtttttgttgaaaacagAACAAAACATTTGACAGTTGTGTGTTACTTTAAGGCTAGGGTTGTATTTTGCTAGCGAAAACCGTTATTTAAAGAGATGTGTTTAGTAGGCAGAgatatttatttgataaatattacattatttttacgATTTGACTAGATTTtactaataattaaaatataaacaatgaatAAATAGTATTTTGCGTCAACTTTTATTACAACAACCTCTAGAAACTGTCAGATTTAGGTTTTTGTAGAAGCCGATAAATAACGTCCAATTTAATCACTAGATGGAAATTTTGAAACATACTAATCAAGAACTGGGttcaaactagactatatagaatagactacagactagtctgtaggagagattataaaatagaataaatacACTAAAGATtataataaagactagactatagacaaaaatatagactagactatagactagactatagactagactatagactagacaatagactagactatagactagactatagactagactatagactagactatagactagNNNNNNNNNNNNNNNNNNNNNNNNNNNNNNNNNNNNNNNNNNNNNNNNNNNNNNNNNNNNNNNNNNNNNNNNNNNNNNNNNNNNNNNNNNNNNNNNNNNNgtctatagtctagtctatagtctagtctatagtctagtcaatagtctagtctatagtctagtctaaagtctagtctatagtctagtctatagtctagtctatagtctaatctttagtctagtctatagtctaatctttagtctatcAGATAgtctaaaaaaacacacacacacttacatttaaatttaatatgtgtAACGAAACTTTCACTGCATAAATCACATTTGTAATAGGTTTTGCCACTGTGTATACGTTCATGTAAACGCAAAGACTTCTCGAAGAGGTATGAACGGCCGCAGGTGGTGCAAGTAAAGTTCTTTTCTAAAACTATAAAGAAAGAGAAACTTTAAAGCATTAATTGCAATCAATATAAAGTCCAAACAAATACCTTCATGACTTCGACGATGTTGAgtcaaaacatattttaaagcaaaaccCTTGCCGCAGACATCACAGATATTGGGCTTTTCAGAGGAATGTGTTTTCAAATGCCACTTCATGTCTTGCGAACGTTTAAAACGTTTAGGACATTGTGGGCAGGCATGGGGTCTATATAGTTAAGAAAAATACAGACacactttaattattttatatgttatcaattctcttttaaattaCCGTCCCTCCGTGGAGTGTACAGCCATGTGTCTTTCTAAAGCTGATTTCATATTAAAACGTTTATCACATTTTTCACATTGAAATATACCGGTAAagctttttggttttttattcattataacACGTTTATTATTAGAGATTTTAACTGCTCCCTTGTTTTCCTTATGATCTTCTAGCATATGATCCTTTAGTTCCAGTTCGTGTTCGTAACGTTTGTGACACAGCATACATTCGGTTTTTTCGATCAACGTAAGATTATCCAAATGATTTTCGAGCATGTGTAAACGTTTTTCGAAATATGATGTGAAAACTGTAAAGTGAATTGAAGAAATAATAGATCACAAAAATTTTACTCTAGTCAAGATCTCAGCATATGAGATAATTTCTTTGAATAGAACTTCTATACTATGAATGAATTTCTAAGATTCTTTGCAAAAGGTAAATGTCTTGGTTTATGTTGGAATTCTTACCTTCTGTACATCGGGCACACTTATAGGGCTTTTCACCACCATGTTGTCGATAGATATGCCATCTAAGTGTTTTCAAATGGAAGAAATCTTAAGAAGAATAATAATCGTTACACGTATGCAgttataaatctttaaataaaatcttgtcAAAATTTAGAAAgtagagtctagtttataatatagtctataagccagtctatagtctagtgtaaagtctagtctatattctagtctattgtatagtatatgatatagaatatagtcttgtctatagtctagcctatagtccagtttataatctagtccataagccagtctatagtctattgtacagtctagtctatattctagcctataatctagtctatagtctatatactatattatattctagtctatagtctagtatataatatagaatatagtcttgtctatagtctagtctatagtccggtctatagtctagtctatagtctagtctagtctatagtctagcctatagtatagtctatagtctagtccatagtctagtatataatctagtatatagtctagtctatagtctagtctaaagtctattctatagtctagtctatagtgtattccatagtctagtgaataatttagtatatagtctagtcgatagtctagtcttaagtctaatctatagtctagtctatagtctagtttatagtctagtctatagtatggtctatagtctagtatatagtctggtctatagtctagtctataatctagtttatagtctagcctatagtcaagtctattgtctagtctatacatcatagtctagtatatagtccagtctatagtctagtccatagtctagtatataatctagtacatagtctagtctatagtctagtctaaagtctattctatagtctagtcgatagtctggtctatagtctagtatatagtctggtctatagtctagtctatagtctagtctataatctagtctatagtctagcctatagtcaagtctattgtctagtctatacatcatagtctagtatataatctagtatatagtccagtctatagtctagtccatagtctagtatataatctagtacatagtctagtctatagtctaatcaacagtctagtctatagtatggtttatagtctagtctatagtctagtatatagtctagtctatacaccagtctatagactagactactccAATGAccgattattttcaatatttaagcatttttatacTATCACCATCCTCCCGACTTACTTTTACCACAAAAAGAACAAACCTCCTGACTCCGATAGCCCGTATGAGTCTCCTCGTGACACTTCAGATGTCGTTGATTGATAAACAAACGATCACAGTAACTGCACTTTAACTGTTCTTCCGGATTGTGCCATTTCATGtgataatttaaacttttactcGAACAAAAACTCTTAGCGCATAGAGTACAATCGAAATCGGTACCGCTGTGATATTTTTCGACatgatttttcaaattaaatttatcggCATATTTTTTACCACATGTCTGGCATTCATAAACTTTTTGACTGTGTTCATCTTTTAGGTGAGTGGTTCGTGAAGCGGCATCCATAAACATTTGCTGACAATAAGGACAATTATACGGTTGATCGGAACTGTGTAGTTTGGTTATATGCGCCAATAGATCTTGTTGGgtgagaaaattttctgtagcaTTGTTTTTCCATTTATAACAGTATTTACATTCGAAggttatttttaaatcattctcTAAAGGATCATCACCTTCCTGGTCCAGGGTCATAGTGATATTGCTAGTTGTTGGTATATTTTCCTCATTGTGTTCGAATTCATCTAGATCTTCTTCCCCCTCCTCCTCCTCCTCCAATGCCGCTTGATGTTCTTCTTCGGTGATTTCTTCTATTATATCTAGTTCTTCGATTAGTTCTTCTATAAGATCATTATCATCTAAATCGTTGGTATTTTCTGTTAGTAAAGTTCTTTCGTTATCATTTGAATTGTTTGAAAGATTATTGCTGGAGATAAGTTCTACACCCTCATTAGAAGTATTATTGCTgatattattgttgtagttggtGTTATTATTGATATCTTCTTCTTCGTGATCTTCGACTAAAATGTgattaaaattttggtttttattttcgttttctaAAACGGCAGTGTTTGATAATTTTGTTGTGGTTCGAAATGAAACCTCGGTGTTGTCATTAGGATTTATATTTAAGATTTCACTAAAAGTTGcgatattttctaaattaaaatataaatagaattatttaaactttttttaatattattctaaatttaaCTACATACAACAGATAAATTACACAGGTCAACAAATGATTTAACCAGATACTAAAGAAcctatacttttgtaaaatacaagcataccctgggtgcttcgctaccctaactatgttcaatatcgtaaaaagtaccatcggaaaaacgaaaaagtacaaagatctctttcaataaattctcatttaataaggaccgtgtgttccagttaaccattataaagaatccatttgaataatagaaaagtaccaaatagttcccacatccagaatattattcagtcaagaccatgtatgttaaaattaatgttcctaggttgaatattttagaaaattataaaaactacaatttatgagataaaaagtactaaaaagttgtctcttaaaggatcttattaaatgaggaccgtgtatgtttaataatcatttattccagaaaaattgtgcttttaaAAAGGTATCAAACAATTttctcgaatttggtcctatatacgccttagtactcgaattccaaaataatatatcataagcttattttgtgtgagtaaataaactactttctgcaattttataaaagttggctcaatgagtttgaataaaattaaatttcccgtttttcccctttttggtacttttttacccagcaaaaattttatttcaataaatattacagagtaaatccgtaatttaatatgaataattcaataaaccgaaaaagttttcttaatatgctaaaaaaaagtaccataaatacagttttgtcccttttacacccaaaaaggtgtctcataattttgagagatgtatccaaaatatttagaaaaatttaattagtttaaaagttataaagggctgaaaaaggtaccaaaatcacctttgttacagatttttaccccttaaaagtacgaatttcaaaaaagtaccagacacccatctgctcattttaagagtagatacaggtgcatttaaaatttttcttgtatcacaaatattatgtaagatatttaagaaaacctgttttatgcgtttttccccctttttacccgtaaatgtgtaaatttccaaaaatccctccttattggatctacataaccaaaaacacatctactgtcaaaatttcatgattctaggttcagccgtttgggctgtgcgatgatgaatcagtcagtcagtaaggctactcttttatatatatatatatatatatatatatatatatatatatatatatatatatatatatatatatatatatatatatatatatatatatatatatatatatatatatatatagattgatAAGAGTTGTATCCCAATGAAGGAATTATGAGACATCTTGAATCAGTAATACTCTAGAATTGTGTACGTTCATTTTTGGTTATCGActtcttttaaattatgtttgcCTGTGTTATTTTTGGCCTAAAAGTTCACTGACCTACCTctactataaaaacaaaacaaaaggacttttaattttaatgtttgttattgttgttttgttttcctaTCGTAGTATTGCGCTCATTTCCTTTtgatttatttctattattttttccctacatacctacataacatatatacatataaactcaccattgttgttgttgctattgttgtttttgttattgctgctaCTATTACTGCTAGTTATGCTCTTTTCTGTTGTTGCCTCTAATGTGTGCTCAATTGACTTTAAGTGCACTGTTAGTAGCACTTCTGCTGCTGATGTCGCTGCTTCTCCTACCGACtgtgtttttgctgtttttacATCATTATCCTGTTCATTAGCGAAACCCTCGAAAACTTCTTCATCCTGTATACTTTGTGTATCGATTTTATCGAATATATTGCTTAATATGGTTTGTGCCTCCAGGCATTGCAGACGAAATGAGGAGACAGtgcaaaatttagaaaaacaatCGGTGCAGATTTTTTGTGGCAAACCATCGTTACACGAAATCTTtgtaatgtatatacatatatatataggGGGAGAGAGATAGACAGTGGGTGGTAGTGGGCAAAATGTTGAAATGTTAAATACATtcgaattataaataaaacagttaTTTTTAGTTCAACAATGTTGTCAATGTTGtgattttcaagaaaaaattaacaaactagCGTTGAAAGTTTCTTCTGCATTAGCAAACAAATCATCGCAAGATGGGAGGAATGTTTGCTGctttaaaatgtaatattttcgGAATCTTGAAACCTGACTCCATAAATAAGGATGTTTTTTACTTTCAGCAAAAAAATCAGCTCCTAGGAATTATCCTGGACTCCGAACTATTATGGTAACTGAACGACCAGCACAGAAAAAAAAGCAACTCAATGTCTACagctatagttagttagtttgaaaggaatgtatgtatgtatgttaatctAAGGACATCATCGGACCTGTTATTAACGACTTTAACAGTGTCTGCGCTTGATATCAAACCCACAACCTACATCCTGAGGAACTAGAACACAAACCTCAACCTAGTTTGCCAGTAAGGCTACTATGGAAATGAATAGACAGAAGAGCTGGCCAGAACGGGATCTACTTAAGAATACATCTATCTTTTGAAAAGAAACGcacaataaaatgtataatcCTCAAAAATTCATGATATATCGAGGATGCTGTCATGAATACTATGTGCTAGGCAAAAATGTAAGTCGGAAGTAGGCATGCTACCTTGATGAAAAACCCTCATCTTAGTGTTATTGTAATGCCGGGGAAAATAGGTCTAACCATTTACTCTAGTTTGACGATACTATAACCTGGTGATGATTAAATGTATCtatttccttggaatgattttaCATGCCGTTGAACCAGAAAACTACATAATCTGGTACCACGGCAGCTCGTAGGTCAGAACTTCGTACTTTGATTTGTACCTTTTATCTAAGAGGTCCCATGAAAAAGCTCCCGAATTCAAGGGAAAAGAATGTCGGTATAAAAGCGTATGCATTGTTAAGTCGATAAATCGGAATAAGTTCAATGCTGTTGCCGAGATAACAGATACCCcatagaggagtgactgtgaaACTTAGCGTTGTTATTAAGTGTATACGATAACACGATGAAATCTTATGAAATATACCACCACTTACCAAATCATACAgcgattaatatatttaaaaacagaaGGCAATTAAGGCCATATCAGGTgttagaactaaatctaagaccgtatagGATTGTaggaaagctttaactgaatacacTCCCAGAGTTAAGGTTAAcattatatgggtaccagcccactcgggagttgtcggtaacgaaagggtgAACGtatagttttaaaagaaaaggagctcgaggcagttaactcGACAAACGTAAAACCATTCgatgcaacaaaagctgaactaagaACTAAGAGAATCTAATAAGGAAACACGAAGATTCTATGagatgaccctgatgagagcaagacgaaaaatctttCCAAATGAGCAAGCCttaagttagtatgatggtataGGATTGTaggaaagctttaactgaatacacTCCCAGAGTTAAGGTTAAcattatatgggtaccagcccactcgggagttgtcggtaacgaaagggtgaacgtaatagttttaaaagaaaaggagctcgaggcagttaacccgACAAACGTAAAACCATTCgatgcaacaaaagctgaactaagaACTAAGAGAATCTAATAAGGAAACACGAAGATTCTATGagatgaccctgatgagagcaagacgaaaaatctttCCAAATGAGCAAGCCttaagttagtatgatggtacgtattctaagTGGAGACACAAtagtgcggattcagacgaatgtagagcatgtgtagaggacagtgaaactctggagcactttatTTGCCAcggccaggcattcgtcgaagttagatccaagtatcttggaagtgatgttattccggaaataacattcctgactaacattgattggaagattcttaggaattatattcagaaaactgagtttctgaacactgaaaaataattcattcagttctcttttttttcatgataaggagcgcacaataggcccgatagtggtctaggtgtattttttcggatttgatgtagtgcATCAACATAACCTAGCTAAAAACGTACTAATGGAAGGtacttttagtacaaaatttcaCCAAAAGCTTTTACCAAATTCATGTCATCAGATGATAGTAAGTATATTGCTATGTTTAAGTCTTGAACCTTAGTAGTATaactacatatttatgttaaactATGGAAATTCTCGAAGATTAGATTAGTTGATGTACTTCGAGAATTTCCATAGTTCTACATAAATATCTAGTTATACTAGTAGGGTTCAAGACTTAAACATAGCAATATACTTGCTATCATCTGATGACCTGAATTTGGTAAAAGCTTTTGGTGAAATTTGGACTGAATGTACCTTCCATTAGTAGGTTTTTAGCTAGGTTAGGTTGATGcattacatcaaatccgaaaaaatacacctagaccactatcgggcctattgtgcgctccttatcacgAAAAAAAgagaactgaatgaattatttttcagtgttcagaaactcagtattCTGAatataattcctaagaatcttccaatcacaAATTAGGTAAAAGCTTTAGAGAAAAATTCGGACAAAATATACTTTTCATTAGGACATAGTCAGTACGTATCCACGTTCCCATAATGAAGTCTTGCTAGCTTCTGAGTGTCTCACCATTCTGTTGAAAGATGCTCGACATACCTGGATCAGCAATAATGAGATATACAGGCTTGCGAGAATTTGAGTACTTGTCACGCGTAACCTTATAAGATGTTCCGGCCTGTAGACGATTTGATTGCTAGGCTTAAGATCTACAGCAGTAAAGATTTAAATCTGCAGTTTCTGGGTCAGTTTTGGAAATTATGCTCAAATAAACTTGATATATCAATatcaaaattttgatattttattttcgaCAATCACTACTATTGACAACACTgttatagtttaattaaaattaaattaatcctaggcattttacaaaaaaaaataataaataccttTATTTTCCAAGTgctcaacaccaaatgtatgcgTTCCGTTTCAAGTTGCCAACGAGGAGCATTAAATAAATCAAACCATTGGGTTTCATTATCAAAATCACATTTGGCACAAGTACGACAAGTCTCCATaattattggattttttttctttttttttgtattaaattcacatACACAACACCAAACTTTCTAAAACTTTacactttttcacttttttaaatagaaagttTTGTTTGGCTATTTATTAAGCATCTCCTATAAGGTTTTCTCTTATTAGGCTCCAATTGGCAACTGATGTAACTGGCAGCTactagttaataaaaaagtcCTTGTTTGtaataaacgaaaaataaatgttctttatttcttttctcCAAACTTTTGTCCCGTTTTCTTGTGCAAAACTGCAAAGTAACAACAATTgtttaactttgtttttattctttttttgtctaatacaattttttgcttattatcctttttgttttacaaatttacacacaaacacatatttaCTCGACCAGCATGTAGTAGTAGTGTAGTAGCACAGATTTTTCAGCTTGAAAGCCTCGGTCAAACTAATTTGCTTTGGTGTAGTTTATAATAGATTTAGTTCAAAAATTTTAGTTGAGTTTGGTTTTTGCAATAATGTTGTCGCTGTCGTTTGCTCAATGTTTGTGAGTTTGAATAAGAAGAGTGCAAGAATTTTTCATGTTCATACACATCCTGCGGGAGcagcaaataaaacaaacccCAATTCAGTCACTGAGTTGTGGGGTTGGTTGGATACATACACTTTCACATTTTAACGCACACTCGCACACACACTTTAACTAAAATGTCCCAGCAGTTCGAGGGGACAGTGTCCAAGTACTCCCAAGGAAGCAACGCGTGGCAATGAAAATGTTTGCTGTAGCTTGGTTTTTAAGTGTTAACTCACTAGATTACTTGGGGACTGTAGAGTAATGAGTGTCTGCCTACGAAGGAGACACTAAAGTGACTTGGGGACTGTAGAGTAATGAGTGTCTGCCTACGAAGGAGACACTAAAGGTGTTGTAACAGTTTGACTGTGGCcaatagttctttcctggggaaaaactttcggttgatgcAGCTATCGTtaagttgacaatctttgggcGAGTATGACTCCCGTCATGGAAACGGCAGTTGTTGTAATACTTTCGTAGCGAAGATTCGATTGACGAGGAAACTGGAGTGTACCGACTATACTCTAGCAGTGTGTGGCCAACTTGCCCAAGAGATTGAAAATCTGGTAAAGTTTCTAAGCGTCAAATCTGAGTCAAATGAAATTTCACCATTTTGTTATTGAACCCAAAACGAGGCCACGACTTTTGGCTGTCATAATGCCTAAGGATTTATTAACGGTTTCCGGGCTACATTAggtattaaataaagtttaagaaaGCCACTCTGTATCCCATGCTTTATTCTTACAGCAAGGAATCCTCCATAACGATGAATGACGGGCtaatttaagtattaaataaagtttaagaaaGTCATTTCATATTCCATGCTTTAATCTTACAGCAAGGAATCCTCCATAACGATCAACGATCGAGTGCTAAGCTTAAGAAAAGCACAAAGATCTCACTACTTTATTATAGTACCAATAACTAGGTCACGTAATTCTCAAGGTTTAATAAATGGTTTTCGGAGCAAGCAAGGAATCCTTTATAACCATAAACGGTCAAGTCGAGGGAACTGCAGAACTTGTcctatttagtttatttatgagATACTATCGGTAATCACTAGGACCAACCACTACCAGGCACTACTATCTTCTGCGGATGCCTGAACTCTTAAACGAACTGCTGGGTTACGATGTTAACGTATACAAACAAATCTCTTTATACACTTAACCGACGACCTTCataatattttcagttttcCCTACATTTTCATCCAAAGAcagaaatacatacacacacacactgccACCGATACTCAAACACAAAGGACTACTCGGTTGTTGTTGATAGTAGTTTCATTTCAAGTCAAATGGAATACAAGTGTTTTTCCCTTTTAGTTTTGTTGCAATTGTTGCTGCATGTTGTATTTTGTTGCACAATTAGAAGGGGTTAAAAACCTGGCACcttgtgtttataatttattttttctttttatttatttttaatgcgaatgtattatttttcagtAGCACACTTTATTTCTGACTATTGTAATGTCGTGCTAGTCGTTGTTTGGCAAAATCTCAGCTGGTTTTCTTACGCCTGTCAGTGTgtttattgtagttgttttttttttgtttttttgcttttgacaGGGAAAAAGGAACAGCTTTAATTcctttttgtttacatttttcaagATGATGTTTTTTTGCG
This genomic window contains:
- the LOC111682968 gene encoding zinc finger protein 823, which produces METCRTCAKCDFDNETQWFDLFNAPRWQLETERIHLVLSTWKIKISCNDGLPQKICTDCFSKFCTVSSFRLQCLEAQTILSNIFDKIDTQSIQDEEVFEGFANEQDNDVKTAKTQSVGEAATSAAEVLLTVHLKSIEHTLEATTEKSITSSNSSSNNKNNNSNNNNENIATFSEILNINPNDNTEVSFRTTTKLSNTAVLENENKNQNFNHILVEDHEEEDINNNTNYNNNISNNTSNEGVELISSNNLSNNSNDNERTLLTENTNDLDDNDLIEELIEELDIIEEITEEEHQAALEEEEEGEEDLDEFEHNEENIPTTSNITMTLDQEGDDPLENDLKITFECKYCYKWKNNATENFLTQQDLLAHITKLHSSDQPYNCPYCQQMFMDAASRTTHLKDEHSQKVYECQTCGKKYADKFNLKNHVEKYHSGTDFDCTLCAKSFCSSKSLNYHMKWHNPEEQLKCSYCDRLFINQRHLKCHEETHTGYRSQEVCSFCGKNFFHLKTLRWHIYRQHGGEKPYKCARCTEVFTSYFEKRLHMLENHLDNLTLIEKTECMLCHKRYEHELELKDHMLEDHKENKGAVKISNNKRVIMNKKPKSFTGIFQCEKCDKRFNMKSALERHMAVHSTEGRPHACPQCPKRFKRSQDMKWHLKTHSSEKPNICDVCGKGFALKYVLTQHRRSHEVLEKNFTCTTCGRSYLFEKSLRLHERIHSGKTYYKCDLCSESFVTHIKFKCKCVCVFLDYLID